A genomic window from Alkalihalobacillus sp. AL-G includes:
- a CDS encoding ABC transporter permease: MKPYSSVLKLRLLNGMQYRSAALAGVATQFFWGFMYIMIFEAFYSSVIDNPPISLEELVVYLWLQQSFLAFIMLWFRDNELFDLITTGNIAYELCRPCGIYGYWYAKLLAQRLSSAFLRSFPILLVAFLLPEPYRMSLPPSFITFVLFLITLILGLFILVAISMFIYISVFITLSPVGSLLVFGVIGEFFAGLVIPIPLMPSWLKEIAYMLPFRLTADFPFRVYSGHIPQSDALVGIVLQLVWLLVLVLLGRYALKKALQKVVVQGG, translated from the coding sequence ATGAAGCCGTATTCTTCGGTATTGAAGCTGAGGCTACTCAATGGGATGCAATACAGGTCGGCGGCACTTGCTGGGGTCGCGACACAATTTTTCTGGGGATTCATGTACATCATGATCTTCGAAGCGTTCTACAGTTCGGTGATCGATAACCCGCCGATCTCTTTGGAAGAGTTGGTCGTCTACCTATGGCTCCAGCAGTCGTTCCTTGCGTTCATCATGCTCTGGTTCCGCGATAACGAGTTGTTTGATCTGATCACGACGGGGAATATCGCCTATGAATTGTGCAGACCGTGTGGGATTTACGGTTATTGGTATGCGAAGCTTCTCGCACAACGTCTGTCGAGTGCGTTTCTTCGGTCCTTTCCGATTCTGCTCGTCGCTTTCCTTTTGCCGGAACCGTACCGGATGTCACTTCCACCTAGCTTCATCACCTTCGTCTTGTTTCTCATCACCTTGATTTTGGGATTGTTCATTCTTGTTGCGATTTCGATGTTCATTTACATTTCTGTGTTCATTACATTGTCTCCTGTCGGTTCGCTGCTCGTATTTGGTGTAATCGGAGAATTTTTCGCGGGGCTCGTCATTCCGATTCCGTTGATGCCTTCCTGGTTGAAAGAGATCGCGTACATGCTTCCGTTCCGGTTGACGGCGGACTTTCCTTTCAGGGTCTATTCGGGGCATATCCCGCAGAGTGACGCACTGGTCGGCATCGTGCTGCAACTCGTCTGGCTTCTCGTCCTCGTTTTATTAGGAAGGTATGCACTGAAAAAAGCACTGCAAAAAGTTGTTGTACAAGGAGGGTGA
- a CDS encoding ABC transporter permease gives MGLYFRYLSILFKSQMQYRTSFWLLTVGQFLVPLSLFAGLYFLFERFGEIKGWDFYEVALCFAVIHMAFAISECFGRGFDSFSSLVQHGGFDRVLVRPRSTVVQVLGSQFEFTRFGRLLQSVLVLVWALNHLTIEWNVVKIITLCLMIISGVSIFAGIFILAATLCFWTIQGLEVVNIFTDGGREMAQYPLNIYQKWVARFFTFVIPFGTVNYLPLMYILDKSGGNELLYMATPLAGIVFILPCLLVWKFGVRHYRSTGS, from the coding sequence TTGGGTCTTTATTTCCGTTATCTTTCCATATTGTTCAAATCACAAATGCAGTATCGGACATCGTTCTGGCTGCTCACGGTCGGGCAATTCCTTGTGCCGCTATCCCTTTTTGCCGGCTTGTATTTCTTGTTCGAGCGGTTCGGCGAGATAAAGGGCTGGGATTTTTACGAGGTGGCGCTCTGTTTTGCTGTGATCCATATGGCGTTTGCAATCAGCGAGTGCTTTGGACGTGGATTCGATTCGTTTTCGAGTCTTGTCCAACATGGGGGCTTTGACCGGGTGCTCGTACGACCAAGGAGTACGGTCGTCCAGGTGCTCGGCTCACAATTCGAGTTTACGAGATTCGGGAGGCTGCTCCAAAGTGTACTCGTGTTGGTTTGGGCATTGAACCACCTGACGATCGAGTGGAATGTGGTAAAAATTATCACGTTATGTCTGATGATTATCAGTGGCGTGTCGATCTTTGCTGGCATCTTCATTTTGGCTGCCACCTTATGCTTTTGGACGATCCAAGGTCTCGAGGTCGTGAATATTTTTACCGATGGTGGAAGGGAGATGGCCCAGTATCCGCTCAACATTTATCAGAAATGGGTTGCCCGGTTCTTCACGTTCGTCATTCCGTTTGGAACGGTGAATTACTTACCGCTCATGTACATCCTTGATAAAAGTGGTGGCAATGAACTCCTCTATATGGCGACACCGTTAGCAGGCATCGTGTTCATCCTACCCTGTTTGTTAGTTTGGAAGTTTGGTGTCCGACATTATCGGTCGACGGGGTCTTGA
- a CDS encoding ZIP family metal transporter — protein sequence MIDFFSTLSPVTQALLGTLFTWGMTALGAALVFTTKTMNQKLLDGMLGFAGGVMIAASFWSLLSPAIAMAESDALPAWLPAAIGFMLGAIFLWGVDKLIPHLHPNSKMEDAEGIHPDKRRRSTLLVLAITLHNIPEGLAIGVAFGAVAAGFPSASLAAAVTLAIGIGIQNFPEGTAVSMPLRREGMSRRKSFMYGQFSGMVEPISAIIGVLAVTLMEPLLPFALSFAAGAMIFVVAEEVIPGSQENGNKDLASMCLMIGFTVMMILDVALG from the coding sequence ATGATTGATTTTTTCTCTACGTTAAGTCCTGTTACTCAAGCATTGCTTGGGACTTTATTTACTTGGGGAATGACTGCACTGGGGGCTGCCCTGGTGTTTACTACAAAAACAATGAACCAGAAGCTTTTGGATGGAATGCTTGGTTTTGCAGGTGGAGTTATGATTGCAGCTAGCTTTTGGTCTTTACTATCACCTGCAATTGCAATGGCAGAGAGTGATGCGTTACCAGCTTGGTTGCCTGCTGCGATAGGGTTTATGCTTGGTGCAATATTTCTGTGGGGAGTAGATAAGCTTATTCCTCACTTACATCCAAATTCAAAAATGGAAGATGCTGAAGGAATTCATCCTGATAAAAGAAGACGAAGCACGCTGTTAGTACTCGCCATTACACTGCATAATATTCCGGAAGGTCTAGCAATAGGGGTTGCATTTGGAGCTGTAGCAGCTGGTTTTCCATCAGCATCGTTGGCTGCTGCAGTAACATTAGCTATAGGGATTGGTATTCAAAACTTCCCGGAAGGTACTGCAGTTTCCATGCCTTTACGTAGAGAAGGGATGTCACGTCGAAAGAGTTTTATGTATGGACAATTTTCAGGTATGGTTGAGCCAATTTCTGCAATAATCGGTGTGCTAGCAGTTACATTAATGGAACCACTTCTCCCATTTGCTTTAAGCTTTGCAGCAGGAGCAATGATTTTTGTAGTAGCAGAAGAGGTTATTCCTGGTTCACAGGAAAACGGAAACAAAGATCTTGCATCCATGTGCTTGATGATAGGTTTCACTGTCATGATGATACTGGATGTTGCACTTGGATAG